One genomic segment of Sminthopsis crassicaudata isolate SCR6 chromosome 4, ASM4859323v1, whole genome shotgun sequence includes these proteins:
- the GGA3 gene encoding ADP-ribosylation factor-binding protein GGA3 isoform X4 — MAPAPIIGGEGKPLTALAPPNSRKGGGSDPSDPARSSCPFTSLLPVFPVTLASFGAPRPGGCNMAEAEGESLESWLNKATNPSNRQEDWEYIIGFCDQINKELEGPQIAVRLLAHKIQSPQEWEAVQALTVLEACMKNCGRRFHNEVGKFRFLNELIKVVSPKYLGDRISEKVKAKVIELLYSWTMALPEESKIKDAYQMLKRQGIVQSDPLIPMDRTLIPSPPPRPKNPVFDDEEKSKLLAKLLKSKNPDDLQEANKLIKSMVKEDEARIQKVTKRLHTLEEVNNNVKLLNEMLVHYSKEDSSEADKELMKELYDQCETKRRTLFKLASETEDNDSSLGDILQASDNLSRVINSYKKIIEGQVINGEVASLAISASEGTNPSSNLNTLIDLAELDMSNSPPLVLAPQPAPPSSDIPILPPPPRSCSSSQAETSGTSGVTNSLSLLDEELLCLGLADPDPNAAPKESTGNSQWNLYQVGPPAPGYLSSTVGDSSLHQLDVLNQLLEDTKGTSGLVKPVSSSFLPGVTSSVIPSNAPVGPPGSFPPGPGSPLFQPLPFQQGSPLKGNELSLANVHVPLESIKPSSALPVTAYDKNGFRILFHFAKECPPGRPDVLVVVVSMLNTAPLPVKSIVLQAAVPKSMKVKLQPPSGIELSPFNPIQPPAAITQVMLLANPMKVS; from the exons ATGGCCCCGGCGCCTATCATCGGAGGGGAGGGGAAGCCACTCACAGCCCTGGCTCCGCCCAACTCCCGGAAGGGCGGGGGATCCGATCCGTCAGATCCCGCGCGCTCCTCCTGTCCTTTCACCTCTCTTCTCCCTGTTTTTCCGGTGACTCTCGCGAGTTTTGGGGCTCCCAGGCCTGGAGGCTGCAATATGGCGGAGGCCGAAGGGGAGAGCCTGGAGTCCTGGCTGA ATAAAGCCACCAATCCATCCAACCGCCAGGAGGACTGGGAGTATATCATTGGCTTCTGTGATCAGATCAACAAAGAACTTGAAGG CCCTCAGATTGCTGTCCGGCTTCTGGCCCACAAAATCCAATCCCCACAAGAATGGGAGGCAGTCCAAGCCTTAACA GTGCTGGAAGCATGTATGAAGAACTGCGGGAGGAGATTTCATAATGAAGTGGGGAAGTTCCGTTTTTTGAATGAGTTAATCAAAGTCGTCTCTCCCAAG TACTTGGGGGACAGGATCTCTGAGAAAGTGAAAGCCAAAGTCATTGAGCTGCTGTACAGCTGGACAATGGCCCTGCCAGAGGAGTCCAAAATCAAGGATGCTTACCAGATGCTGAAGAGACAGG GGATTGTGCAGTCAGACCCACTGATTCCTATGGATCGGACActtatcccctcccccccacctcgtCCTAAGAATCCTGTTTTTGATGATGAGGAGAAATCCAAG CTCTTAGCCAAGTTGTTGAAAAGCAAAAACCCAGATGACCTCCAGGAAGCCAACAAATTGATCAAATCCATGGTGAAAGAG GATGAAGCTAGGATTCAGAAAGTGACCAAACGACTGCATACTCTAGAGGAAGTCAACAATAATGTAAAACTTCTCAATGAGATGCTGGTTCATTATAGTAAGGAGGACTCATCAGAGGCAGATAAAGAACTCATGAAG GAATTATATGATCAATGTGAAACCAAGAGGAGAACATTGTTCAAATTGGCCAGTGAGACAGAAGACAATGACAGCAGCTTAG GAGATATTCTCCAAGCCAGTGACAATCTTTCACGGGTTATCAACTcctataaaaaaattattgaaggaCAGGTCATTAATGGTGAGGTGGCTTCCCTAGCCATATCTGCCTCAGAAG GAACCAACCCCTCTAGTAACCTCAACACTCTGATTGATCTTGCTGAATTGGACATGTCTAACAGCCCACCCCTGGTACTGGCCCCACAACCTGCCCCACCCTCCTCGGACATCCCTATCCTTCCACCCCCTCCACGAAGCTGTTCATCTAGTCAGGCAGAAACCTCTGGGACCAGTGGTGTGACCAACTCTCTGTCCCTGTTGGATGAAGAGCTGTTATGCTTAG GCCTTGCTGACCCAGATCCTAATGCTGCTCCCAAAGAGTCAACAGGGAACAGCCAATGGAATCTGTACCAG GTGGGGCCACCAGCCCCAGGGTACCTCAGCTCAACTGTGGGTGATAGTTCCCTGCACCAGTTGGATGTTCTCAACCAGCTTCTGGAAGATACCAAAGG GACATCAGGCTTGGTGAAACCAGTGTCCTCCAGCTTCCTCCCTGGGGTCACCTCCTCAGTCATCCCCAGCAATGCTCCAGTAGGGCCACCAGGCTCCTTCCCTCCTGGGCCTGGTAGCCCTTTGTTCCAACCACTGCCATTCCAGCAGGGAAGTCCCCTGAAGGGAAATGAGCTCTCCCTGGCCAATGTCCACGTCCCCTTGGAGTCTATCAAACCAA gCAGTGCTCTCCCAGTGACAGCTTATGACAAAAATGGCTTCCGCATCCTCTTTCATTTTGCCAAGGAGTGCCCACCTGGGCGGCCTGATGTGCTGGTGGTTGTGGTATCCATGCTGAATACAGCTCCACTGCCTGTCAAGAGCATTGTACTTCAGGCAGCAGTGCCCAAG TCCATGAAAGTGAAGCTGCAGCCTCCCTCAGGGATAGAACTGTCTCCATTCAACCCCATTCAGCCACCCGCAGCCATAACCCAGGTTATGTTGCTGGCCAATCCAATGAAGGTGAGTTGA